The window TGAGACGAAAAAGAACACTATAGCTTGGCTTTTTATTCTCGTTTTCTATGGACATCAAATATCGGGGTGATATGTTTATTCTTTCTGCTAATTGTTCACGGGTAAGGTTTTTGCTTTTTCTTGCAGCTTTTAGAATTTCACCTAAACTATCTAAATTGTTGTGCATCATTGGTTCACCTCCGATAACAGTTTACAGTTCCTGTTTAGGAGGTTAAACGATACATGAGAGCTATAAAAATAAGAACTAATAGAGCGTATAATCATTAAATTCCATATTAGATATGGTTTACATTAAGTTATTAAGATAGGCGATACCCGCCAAATAAAAAAAAGCGTGAGTTTGGCGGGGTTTTCGCATGTCTAAAGAATTCCCCTTCAGGCTTACGGGTTTGGAGGGTTTTTAATGTTTATCCAGTATAATACGAGGGGTCATCATCCGCTAATAGATAGCGGTCGGGCTTGATGAAGCTGACATCATTTTTTGTCTCACAACTAATCTCCAACTGTTAAAAAAAGCTCATTTTTATCACAGGGCAAATGTGGGCATCAAGTAGAACTAACAGAGCGTAATATTAGGAAACACAATAGCGCAGTTTTAGAAAAA of the Clostridiaceae bacterium genome contains:
- a CDS encoding helix-turn-helix transcriptional regulator → MMHNNLDSLGEILKAARKSKNLTREQLAERINISPRYLMSIENENKKPSYSVLFRLIRELGISADAIFYPEGKHTNNEINQITRLLYQCDKRDLKVLSATVKALLETK